Proteins from a genomic interval of Massilia sp. KIM:
- a CDS encoding multidrug efflux SMR transporter: protein MAWIMLFVAGVFEVVWAFAMKRSDGFTQVIPTLVMAVTMVASFVLLSLAMRSIPLGTAYTIWTGIGAVGAFVVGVAVLGEVLTPLRVLAAVLIVAGLVLMKLSSS from the coding sequence ATGGCCTGGATCATGTTGTTCGTCGCCGGTGTCTTCGAAGTCGTGTGGGCCTTCGCCATGAAGCGCTCGGACGGCTTCACGCAAGTCATTCCCACGCTCGTCATGGCGGTCACGATGGTGGCCAGTTTCGTATTGCTGTCCCTGGCGATGCGCAGCATCCCGCTCGGCACCGCCTATACCATCTGGACCGGCATCGGCGCGGTCGGGGCCTTCGTGGTCGGGGTGGCGGTGCTGGGCGAGGTCTTGACGCCATTGCGCGTGCTGGCCGCGGTGCTGATCGTGGCGGGGCTGGTCTTGATGAAGCTCTCGTCGAGCTGA
- a CDS encoding acyl-CoA dehydrogenase, with amino-acid sequence MTPSDSPRKTSRTQFHWDDPLLLNSQLSDDERMVRDAAAAYCQDKLQPRILEAFRHEQMDNSIFREMGELGLLGPTIPEEYGGPGLNYVAYGLIAREVERVDSGYRSMMSVQSSLVMVPIYEFGNEATKQKYLPKLATGEWIGCFGLTEPNHGSDPASMVTRARKVEGGYSLTGSKMWITNSPVADVFVVWAKDDEGAIRGFVLEKGWKGLSAPAIHGKFGLRASITGEIVMDNVFVPEENAFPEVRGLKGPFTCLNSARYGIAWGALGAAEACWHTARQYVMDRQQFGKPLAANQLVQKKLADMQTEITLGLQGCLRLGRMKDEGTAAVEITSIMKRNSCGKALDIARVARDMLGGNGISDEFGIIRHMVNLEVVNTYEGTHDIHALILGRAQTGIAAF; translated from the coding sequence ATGACCCCTTCCGATTCGCCCCGCAAGACCAGCCGCACACAATTTCACTGGGATGACCCGCTGCTCCTGAACAGCCAGCTGAGCGACGACGAGCGCATGGTGCGCGACGCCGCCGCCGCGTATTGCCAGGACAAGCTGCAGCCGCGCATCCTGGAAGCCTTCCGCCACGAGCAGATGGACAATTCGATCTTCCGCGAGATGGGCGAACTGGGCCTGCTGGGCCCGACCATTCCCGAGGAATACGGCGGCCCGGGCCTGAACTACGTGGCCTACGGCCTGATCGCGCGCGAAGTCGAGCGCGTCGACTCCGGCTACCGCTCGATGATGAGCGTGCAGTCCTCGCTGGTCATGGTCCCGATCTATGAGTTCGGCAACGAGGCGACCAAGCAGAAATACCTGCCCAAGCTGGCCACCGGCGAATGGATCGGCTGCTTCGGCCTGACCGAGCCGAACCACGGTTCCGACCCGGCCTCGATGGTCACCCGCGCCCGCAAGGTCGAGGGCGGCTACTCGCTGACCGGTTCCAAGATGTGGATCACCAACTCGCCGGTCGCCGACGTGTTCGTGGTCTGGGCAAAGGACGACGAAGGCGCGATCCGCGGCTTCGTGCTGGAAAAAGGCTGGAAAGGCCTGTCGGCCCCGGCCATCCACGGCAAATTCGGCCTGCGCGCCTCGATCACCGGCGAAATCGTCATGGACAATGTGTTCGTGCCTGAAGAAAACGCCTTCCCGGAAGTGCGCGGCCTCAAGGGTCCGTTCACCTGCCTGAACTCGGCGCGCTACGGCATCGCCTGGGGCGCACTGGGCGCGGCCGAAGCCTGCTGGCACACCGCGCGCCAGTACGTGATGGACCGCCAGCAGTTCGGCAAGCCGCTCGCGGCCAACCAGCTGGTGCAGAAGAAGCTGGCCGACATGCAGACCGAGATCACCCTCGGCCTGCAGGGCTGCCTGCGCCTGGGCCGCATGAAGGACGAAGGCACGGCCGCCGTCGAGATCACCTCGATCATGAAGCGCAACTCCTGCGGCAAGGCGCTGGACATCGCCCGCGTCGCGCGCGACATGCTGGGCGGTAACGGCATCTCCGACGAGTTCGGCATCATCCGTCACATGGTCAACCTCGAGGTGGTCAACACCTACGAAGGCACCCACGACATCCACGCGCTGATCCTGGGTCGCGCGCAGACCGGCATCGCCGCGTTCTGA
- a CDS encoding flavin reductase family protein: MNTRSPRATARGFDSTHFRLALSQFATGVTVITTRLEDGSFRGLTASSFNSVSLEPPLVLWSLGVGANSLPIFSGNSHYVINVLAAGQEELALRFSRRRDNPFQGVDYELSRTGQPILKGVSAWFECHNRSRYPEGDHVIFVGEVEDCQVHPQPSLIFHNGKFGSTPTP, encoded by the coding sequence ATGAACACACGCTCTCCCCGCGCCACCGCGCGCGGTTTCGATTCGACGCATTTCCGCCTCGCGCTGTCGCAGTTCGCCACCGGCGTCACCGTCATCACGACGCGCCTGGAGGACGGCAGCTTCCGCGGCCTGACCGCCAGCTCCTTCAATTCGGTGTCGCTGGAGCCGCCGCTCGTCCTGTGGAGCCTGGGCGTGGGCGCCAACAGCCTGCCCATCTTCAGCGGCAATTCCCACTACGTGATCAACGTGCTGGCCGCCGGCCAGGAAGAACTGGCCCTGCGCTTCTCGCGCCGCCGCGACAATCCCTTCCAGGGCGTCGACTACGAACTGTCGCGCACCGGCCAGCCCATCCTGAAGGGCGTCTCGGCCTGGTTCGAGTGCCACAACCGCAGCCGCTACCCTGAAGGCGACCACGTCATCTTCGTGGGCGAAGTCGAGGATTGCCAGGTGCATCCCCAGCCTTCGCTGATCTTCCATAACGGCAAGTTCGGCAGCACCCCGACGCCCTGA
- the msrA gene encoding peptide-methionine (S)-S-oxide reductase MsrA has protein sequence MSEQARTEVAILGGGCFWCVEAVYLEARGVTKVESGYMGGQVVNPSYEQVCTGTTGHAEVVRLEFDPSVISYRDILEIFFTIHDPTTPDRQGNDVGPQYRSVIFTTSPEQDATAHKVMAEMAAVWDAPIVTQIVPEETWYKAEDYHQNYFAQHPLQGYCAFVVAPKVQKFRKTFAERLKA, from the coding sequence ATGAGTGAGCAAGCGAGAACCGAAGTCGCCATCCTGGGTGGCGGCTGCTTCTGGTGCGTCGAGGCGGTGTACCTCGAGGCAAGGGGCGTGACGAAAGTGGAATCGGGCTATATGGGCGGACAGGTGGTGAATCCCAGCTACGAGCAGGTCTGCACCGGTACCACCGGCCATGCCGAGGTGGTGCGCCTGGAGTTCGATCCTTCGGTGATCAGCTACCGCGACATCCTCGAGATCTTCTTCACGATCCACGATCCGACCACGCCCGACCGCCAGGGCAACGACGTGGGGCCGCAGTACCGCTCGGTGATCTTTACTACCTCGCCGGAACAGGATGCGACGGCGCACAAGGTGATGGCCGAGATGGCGGCGGTCTGGGATGCGCCGATCGTGACCCAGATCGTGCCGGAAGAGACCTGGTACAAGGCGGAGGATTATCACCAGAACTATTTCGCGCAGCATCCGCTGCAGGGGTATTGCGCATTCGTGGTGGCGCCAAAGGTGCAGAAGTTCCGGAAGACTTTTGCGGAGCGTTTGAAGGCGTAA
- a CDS encoding cyclopropane-fatty-acyl-phospholipid synthase family protein, translating to MFDQIKLSAWSAGLRKQLSIPLRVELWNGEQIELSSETPRVTIRVPDKSALRYLKDPSLYNLGRAYVEGAIEVKGRAADIIDVGNALAASGVMDDKPRGLLSGLRLGSAHTREKDAEAIRYHYDVSNEFYAAWLDPNMVYSCAYFENGDEDLATAQVKKIDHILKKIDLRPGQTLLDIGCGWGALVLRAAERFGARCVGVTLSENQFRLARERVLMAGLQDQVEIRLQDYRDVEGSFDRITSVGMFEHVGVQHLPEYFSRVNQLLAPDGVAMNHGITTTDVNNGSTPYGGGQFIDEYVFPDGELAHLATVVRAMQEGGLEVRDVENLRKHYARTCAIWTENFESNAEHIRTLTDAKRFRIWHVYLAGCAYAFAHDRISLYQIVCGKAGGDPASMPWSRKYMYG from the coding sequence GTGTTCGACCAGATCAAGCTCTCTGCTTGGAGCGCAGGCTTGCGCAAACAGTTGTCCATCCCGCTGCGCGTGGAACTCTGGAACGGAGAGCAGATCGAGCTCTCCTCCGAAACCCCGCGCGTCACCATCCGCGTGCCCGACAAATCCGCCTTGCGCTACCTGAAGGACCCGTCGCTGTACAACCTGGGCCGTGCCTACGTGGAGGGGGCGATCGAGGTCAAGGGCCGGGCGGCCGACATCATCGACGTCGGCAACGCGCTGGCCGCCTCCGGGGTCATGGACGACAAGCCGCGCGGCCTGCTCTCCGGGTTGCGGCTTGGTTCGGCGCACACGCGCGAGAAGGACGCCGAGGCGATCCGCTACCACTACGACGTCTCGAACGAGTTCTACGCCGCCTGGCTCGATCCGAACATGGTGTATTCCTGCGCCTATTTCGAGAACGGCGACGAAGACCTGGCCACGGCCCAGGTCAAGAAGATCGACCACATCCTCAAGAAAATCGACCTGCGGCCCGGCCAGACCCTGCTCGATATCGGCTGCGGCTGGGGCGCCCTGGTGCTGCGCGCGGCCGAACGCTTCGGCGCGCGCTGCGTGGGCGTCACCCTGTCGGAAAACCAGTTCCGGCTGGCGCGCGAGCGGGTCCTGATGGCTGGCCTGCAAGACCAGGTCGAGATCCGCCTGCAGGACTACCGCGACGTCGAGGGCAGCTTCGACCGCATCACCAGCGTGGGCATGTTCGAGCACGTGGGCGTGCAGCACCTGCCCGAGTATTTCTCGCGCGTGAACCAGCTGCTGGCGCCGGACGGGGTGGCCATGAACCACGGGATCACCACGACCGACGTCAACAACGGCTCGACGCCCTATGGCGGCGGGCAGTTCATCGACGAATACGTGTTCCCGGACGGCGAGCTGGCCCACCTGGCGACGGTGGTGCGGGCGATGCAGGAAGGCGGGCTGGAAGTGCGCGACGTGGAGAACCTGCGCAAGCACTACGCCCGCACCTGCGCGATCTGGACCGAGAACTTCGAGAGCAATGCGGAGCACATCCGCACCCTGACCGACGCCAAGCGCTTCCGCATCTGGCATGTCTACCTGGCCGGCTGCGCCTATGCCTTCGCACATGACCGGATCAGCCTGTATCAAATCGTGTGCGGGAAGGCGGGAGGCGACCCGGCTTCGATGCCGTGGTCGAGGAAGTACATGTACGGCTGA
- the pdxH gene encoding pyridoxamine 5'-phosphate oxidase — protein MNQVLHDAAPDFDQPIAVLKHCHGRIRKQLGTLERLLSHLPEHGADEQARQAAEAILRYFDKAAHLHHEDEEQDLIPMLRAVAQGEDAATLQALVPVILQDHKDMDALWQDLHEQLSLIKEGGAATLSASAVQRFVQRYTSHMEREESVVAPMALRLFSPEQMARLGAAMQARRGIGAAPQAQSKDTSAIGQAVADLRKDYGQASLSEDDVLDDPMLQFTKWFEQALKAEVNEPNAMSLATVAPDGRPSSRIVLVKQFDERGFTWYTNYESKKSQDLAANPQAALLFFWSELERQVRIEGRVERTSAEESDRYFRSRPLKSRLSAIASRQSAPIENRAALESNYEAVAQQAGEDPARPDNWGGWRLVPERLEFWQGRRSRFHDRIVYERQADGSWTRQRLQP, from the coding sequence ATGAACCAGGTCCTGCACGACGCCGCCCCCGATTTCGACCAGCCGATCGCCGTGCTCAAGCACTGCCACGGCCGGATCCGCAAGCAGCTTGGCACGCTGGAAAGATTGCTGTCCCACCTGCCCGAGCATGGCGCGGACGAGCAGGCGCGCCAGGCGGCCGAGGCCATCCTGCGCTACTTCGACAAGGCCGCCCACCTGCACCACGAGGACGAGGAGCAGGATCTGATACCGATGCTGCGCGCGGTCGCCCAGGGCGAGGACGCCGCCACCCTGCAGGCCCTGGTTCCGGTGATCCTGCAGGACCACAAGGACATGGACGCGCTGTGGCAAGACCTGCACGAGCAGCTCAGCCTGATCAAGGAAGGCGGCGCAGCCACGCTCTCGGCCAGCGCCGTGCAGCGCTTCGTGCAGCGCTACACCTCCCACATGGAACGCGAGGAAAGCGTGGTCGCGCCGATGGCGCTGCGCCTGTTCTCGCCGGAACAGATGGCCAGGCTGGGCGCCGCCATGCAGGCGCGCCGCGGCATCGGGGCCGCGCCCCAGGCCCAGTCCAAGGACACCTCGGCCATCGGCCAGGCGGTGGCCGACCTGCGCAAGGACTATGGCCAGGCCAGCCTGAGCGAGGACGACGTGCTGGACGACCCGATGCTCCAGTTCACCAAGTGGTTCGAGCAGGCGCTCAAGGCCGAGGTCAACGAGCCGAACGCGATGTCGCTGGCCACGGTCGCCCCGGACGGCCGCCCCAGCTCGCGCATCGTGCTGGTCAAGCAGTTCGACGAGCGCGGCTTCACCTGGTACACCAATTACGAGAGCAAGAAGTCGCAGGACCTGGCGGCCAACCCCCAGGCCGCCCTGCTCTTCTTCTGGAGCGAGCTGGAGCGCCAGGTGCGCATCGAGGGCCGGGTCGAGCGCACCTCGGCCGAGGAAAGCGACCGCTATTTCCGCAGCCGTCCGCTCAAGAGCCGCCTGTCGGCGATCGCCTCGCGCCAGAGCGCGCCGATCGAGAACCGCGCCGCCCTCGAAAGCAACTACGAGGCGGTGGCCCAGCAGGCCGGCGAGGATCCGGCGCGCCCCGACAACTGGGGCGGCTGGCGCCTGGTGCCGGAACGCCTCGAGTTCTGGCAGGGCCGCCGCTCGCGTTTCCACGACCGCATCGTCTACGAGCGCCAGGCCGACGGCAGCTGGACGCGCCAGCGCCTGCAGCCTTGA